The Lycium barbarum isolate Lr01 chromosome 12, ASM1917538v2, whole genome shotgun sequence genome includes a region encoding these proteins:
- the LOC132624433 gene encoding ankyrin repeat-containing protein NPR4-like, whose product MPSLLLKNKNKYGKTPGQLFSEEHKQLLKEVEAWMKDTANYCMIVAALIATVMFAAAFTVPGSNNSDEGTPIMIKLNAFAVFVTSDAVALFTSIVSIIMFLSILTSRYTEDDFLVSLPAKLLCGLTALFISIVSMLVAFAATFFLVYNYHRLYEPKVIAAFAGLPVALFAILHFMLWLDTARSTCSSKFLFRPGKHRIYKEQIRHNRGAGFIFGLQSVKLNAFCLSGFAN is encoded by the coding sequence ATGCCATCTTTACTCCTCAAGAATAAAAACAAATATGGGAAAACGCCGGGGCAATTATTCTCGGAGGAGCACAAGCAATTACTCAAAGAAGTTGAAGCGTGGATGAAAGACACTGCAAATTATTGTATGATTGTTGCAGCTTTGATTGCCACAGTCATGTTTGCTGCTGCCTTCACTGTTCCAGGCAGTAATAACAGCGATGAAGGCACTCCAATAATGATAAAATTGAATGCCTTTGCGGTTTTTGTCACATCGGATGCGGTGGCACTCTTCACTTCAATTGTTTCCATCATTATGTTCTTATCCATTCTCACGTCTCGGTACACTGAAGATGATTTTCTTGTGTCATTACCTGCCAAGTTATTGTGTGGACTCACGGCACTCTTCATCTCAATAGTTAGCATGCTTGTGGCTTTTGCAGCAACTTTCTTCTTGGTCTATAATTATCATAGGCTTTACGAGCCGAAGGTCATTGCTGCTTTTGCTGGACTTCCTGTAGCTTTGTTCGCGATTTTACATTTTATGCTATGGTTGGATACGGCGAGATCAACATGCTCGTCTAAATTTCTATTTAGACCGGGAAAGCATAGGATTTATAAAGAACAGATCCGTCACAACAGAGGGGCGGGCTTCATTTTCGGGCTTCAATCCGTCAAATTGAATGCCTTTTGTTTAAGTGGTTTCGCAAATTAG
- the LOC132624432 gene encoding uncharacterized protein LOC132624432, which yields MCVCVFIVGLILVLLADVALELFKRDRTLVATLYAADILNALSKKPLTISSENTEGNWEKFIHLLNSGFQRACSHFAIQFNLYILTAFFFFFVLLILLRILGSKSVGVPLEKSLQRKQAGLLLKELWAECELQLAEDGLSELVRKTKILHSAAKAGNVEFLAVLIRNHSDLIWTLNEKAQTIFHVAVLHREEKVFGLIYQIGGMIKHLITFITDEDGNNILHLAGMSGQPSDLNQELDQQLEGELTDGSTSDIEETNVTELPKQFEQELIREIKQIKESEPNKIMPPSLLKLFGAALRMQREIMWFKSKKTDNMVIWSASGNSNF from the exons atgtgtgtatgtgtgtttaTTGTTGGGTTGATTTTGGTTTTACTTGCAGATGTGGCATTAGAACTATTCAAAAGGGACAGAACATTGGTTGCCACACTTTATGCAGCAGATATCTTAAATGCGTTATCTAAAAAGCCTTTAACAATCAGTAGCGAAAATACAGAGGGAAATTGGGAGAAGTTCATTCATCTGTTAAATTCTGGATTTCAACGAGCTTG TTCTCATTTTGCAATAcaatttaacttatatatactgactgcatttttttttttttttgtacttctcATATTGCTTCGAATTTTAGGGTCCAAAAGTGTTGGAGTGCCTCTAGAGAAGTCTTTACAGAGGAAGCAAGCCGGTCTGCTACTTAAGGAGCTGTGGGCAGAATGTGAACTACAATTGGCAGAGGATGGTCTTTCGGAGCTAGTTAGGAAGACAAAAATACTTCATTCTGCTGCAAAAGCGGGAAATGTAGAGTTTTTAGCTGTGCTTATTCGCAATCATTCTGATCTCATTTGGACTCTCAACGAAAAAGCACAGACCATTTTTCATGTTGCTGTTTTACATAGAGAGGAAAAAGTCTTCGGTCTTATATACCAAATTGGAGGGATGATCAAGCACTTAATTACTTTCATAACAGACGAAGATGGCAATAACATTCTACATTTGGCCGGCATGTCGGGGCAGCCAAGTGATCTTAATCAGGAACTTGACCAACAGCTTGAAGGGGAGTTAACAGATGGGTCGACTAGCGACATAGAAGAGACAAATGTGACAGAGCTTCCAAAACAGTTTGAACAAGAATTGATTAGAGAGATAAAACAGATAAAAGAGAGT GAGCCCAATAAGATTATGCCGCCTTCACTTCTGAAACTATTTGGTGCTGCTCTTCGAATGCAAAGAGAGATAATGTGGTTTAAG TCAAAAAAGACAGATAATATGGTCATATGGAGTGCCAGCGGAAATAGTAATTTCTAA